Proteins encoded in a region of the Zea mays cultivar B73 chromosome 4, Zm-B73-REFERENCE-NAM-5.0, whole genome shotgun sequence genome:
- the LOC103653058 gene encoding uncharacterized protein, whose product MRYRLKRKYFTGVPANQVRTTSPVPCMTDDQWKDLVQMWSTPNHKRQEKYKDMEPSVIDLFKEMHCSKKKGFSEAVQKAIGDMEAMVATPVEDGQHVLSLTEVVSNVLSGSSKFLHNAGLLPASKRSNTRTISTRMQELQTQLDTERQEKNGFREEMETLKAQSQASKATIANQSTEIADLKKSLSENNSLLRQILSINRGQMTPP is encoded by the exons ATGAGGTATAGGCTGAAAAGGAAGTACTTCACCGGGGTTCCTGCAAATCAAGTGAGGACTACATCGCCTGTTCCATGTATGACTGATGACCAATGGAAAGATTTGGTACAAATGTGGTCTACCCCAAACCACAAG AGGCAAGAAAAATATAAAGATATGGAACCTAGTGTAATTGATCTTTTCAAGGAGATGCATTGCAGCAAGAAGAAAGGATTTAGTGAGGCCGTTCAGAAAGCTATA GGTGATATGGAAGCAATGGTGGCAACACCAGTTGAAGATGGACAGCATGTGCTGTCTTTGACAGAAGTTGTTTCCAATGTGCTGTCGGGTTCAAGTAAATTTCTTCACAATGCTGGCCTTTTACCTGCCTCCAAGAGAAGCAATACAAGGACTATCTCGACAAGGATGCAAGAGCTTCAGACTCAATTGGACACTGAGAGGCAAGAAAAAAATGGATTTCGAGAAGAAATGGAAACCTTAAAGGCCCAGTCACAAGCGTCTAAGGCAACCATTGCTAATCAATCGACTGAGATTGCAGATTTGAAGAAGTCCTTATCAGAAAATAACAGTCTCCTTCGACAAATATTAAGCATCAATCGTGGCCAGATGACTCCTCCTTAA